ACTCCGCTTCCTTCTCCTTCTTCTCAGACTTTCCGGAATCCGTCTTCGCGCCGACCTCCCCGAAAGAGACAATCACGTCACCGACATTGACCGTCTGGCCCTCCTGGACGTGGATTTTCTCCGCGACGCCGGCGTACGGAGAGGGAATCTCCACCGCGGCCTTGTCCGTTTCCACTTCCATCAGGTACTGGTCTTCTTTAACTTGCTCGCCGGGTTTGACGAGCAGGCGAACGACCTGGGCTTCGGCAATCCCCTCGCCGAGGTCGGGCAATCGAAATTCCTTGGGCATGGTTGCACTCCCTGCGCCGCCGGGGCAGGCCGAATCGATGATCGACTCGCTGGCCCGCAAACCTCCCGAACTGACCGACGGCGGTACGGTATCCTACGACAGCCGACTAAAAAGCCAAGACTTCCCGAGCGGCGTGGGCAATGCGGTCGGCATTGGGCAGGAACGCCCGCTCCCGGGCAAAATAGGGGAATTGCGTATCGTAGCCCGTGAGGCGACGGATCGGGGCCTCCAGATGCAGAAGGGCTTTCTCCACGATGCGGGCCACAACCTCCGCTCCGATCCCGCAGCGCCGCGGGCCTTCGTGTATCACGACCGCGCGACCGGTTTTGCGGACCGAGTGGACGATCGTTTCCGTGTCCAGCGGGGCAACGGAGAGCAGATCCACGATCTCCGCGGATACGCGATCCTGCTCAGCCAGATCTTCGGCGGCTTCCAGCGTCGGACGCATCATGGCTCCGTAAGAGACCAGGGTGATGTCCGTCCCCTCGCGCACGACCTGAGCCTTGCCGATCGGCATTTGCTCCGGCTCGTCGGGAACCTCCTCACGAAAAGACCGATACACCTGTTTGGGCTCGAAGAAGATGACGGGGTCGGGATCGAAGATTGACGCCAGCAGCAGGGCCCGCGCATTGCGCGGTCCCGAGGGAATGACCATCTTCAGGCCCGGCGTGTGCGCGTAAATCGCCTCGCGGCTTTCGCTGTGATGCTCGACAGCCCGGATACCGCCGCCGTAAGGCATGCGCACGACGAGCGGAACACCGAACCGCCCCCGCGTGCGGTTGCGGAACCTAGACACATGTTGTTCAACCTGGTGGTACGCCTGGTAGGCGAAGCCGGAAAATTGCATCTCCGCGACGGGCTTGAGCCCATAAAGCGCCATGCCGATGGCACCGCCGACGATGGCTCCTTCCGCCAGCGGTGTATCAATCACGCGCTTCTCGCCGTATCGCTTGAGCAGATCGGCCGTGACCCGGAAGACCCCCTCGTCCACGCCGATGTCCTGTCCGAGCAGGACCACACTCTCGTCCGCGCGCAGGGCGTCATCGAGCGCCTTGTTCAACGCCGCGACCATGGTCAATTGCGCCATCGGCTCGTCAGTCCTCCGTACAGGCTAGCTGCGGACGGGAGAATCGCCGGCCCGTACCAGCAGCGTCAATCGGGCGTCCCGGAATCGAGATTCCGGCTTCTCAGTGCCCGCCCGCGCTCTTTCCGTAACCTTCGCGTTCCAGGGCCTGGCGAAATTCCTCACGCTGCTCGGCCAGTTCCGGCGGCAGCTCCGCATACATGTATTTGAAGCAGTCCAGCGGATCGACCTCGCGACTGGCCTCGAAACGGTCCACGGCCGCCGCCACATCGCGCAGCGCGTCTTCCTCGACTTCAGCCACCAGCTTGTCGTCGAGGATTCCACGGGTGCGCAGGTACTTTTCGTATCGAGGGATCGGGTCGAGTTTCTCCCACCGGGCGACCTCTTCGTCCGTCCGGTACTTCTTGGGGTCGTCGGCCGTGGTGTGGACGCTAAGGCGGTAAGTTACCGCTTCAATCAGCGAGGGCCCGCCGCCCGAACGGGCTCTGTCCGCGGCTTCTTTGGTGGCGACGTACACTGCCAATGGATCGTTTCCATCCACCTGGATGCCGTCAAAGCCGTACGCCAGTGCCTTCTGGGCGATGGTCTCGGAGGCGGTCTGCTTCTCGCGAGGGATGGAAATTGCCCATTGGTTATTCTGGATAAGCGTTATCAGCGGCAAATTGTAAACGCCGGCGAAGTTCAGCGATTCGTGAAAATCGCCCTCGCTTGTGCCGCCGTCACCACAATAGCAAAGAACGCAGTGAGGATCATTCTTTGTCACCATGCCCCAAGCGATGCCCATGGCGTGGGGGACCTGTGAAGCGATGGGAACGGCGATGGGGAGGTCGTTGACGCCGTCGGGTGGGCGGCAGCCTTCCTCGTATCCGCCCCAGAATCGCAAGACCGTTTCCAGCGGCCAGCCGCGGTGATAGGCCGCGCCAGGCTCACGAAACGCCTGGACCAGCCAGTCGGCCTGCTCCAGAACGACAACCGAAGCGCAATGGGCGGCTTCCTGACCCCGGCACGGTCCGTACGTGCCGATCCGGCCTTGGCGCTGCATATTGATACACCGCTCGTCCAAGCGGCGGGCGATGACCATGAGGCGGTAAATATGGAGGGACCGATCGGCGTCGAGGCGGGGATCAAGGGCCTCGTCCACGTTACCGTCGCCGTCCAGGATGGAGAGATACTCGACCTTCGGCTTGATTTCGATCCGCTTGCGGGGCACGCTGACACAGTCTCCGTCGGGCTCATGCCCGGAGTATGCTGGAACCTCTCATGGCCTCCCGGGCTGGTTTTGCCGGAG
The genomic region above belongs to Phycisphaerae bacterium and contains:
- a CDS encoding alpha-ketoacid dehydrogenase subunit beta translates to MAQLTMVAALNKALDDALRADESVVLLGQDIGVDEGVFRVTADLLKRYGEKRVIDTPLAEGAIVGGAIGMALYGLKPVAEMQFSGFAYQAYHQVEQHVSRFRNRTRGRFGVPLVVRMPYGGGIRAVEHHSESREAIYAHTPGLKMVIPSGPRNARALLLASIFDPDPVIFFEPKQVYRSFREEVPDEPEQMPIGKAQVVREGTDITLVSYGAMMRPTLEAAEDLAEQDRVSAEIVDLLSVAPLDTETIVHSVRKTGRAVVIHEGPRRCGIGAEVVARIVEKALLHLEAPIRRLTGYDTQFPYFARERAFLPNADRIAHAAREVLAF
- the pdhA gene encoding pyruvate dehydrogenase (acetyl-transferring) E1 component subunit alpha, which encodes MPRKRIEIKPKVEYLSILDGDGNVDEALDPRLDADRSLHIYRLMVIARRLDERCINMQRQGRIGTYGPCRGQEAAHCASVVVLEQADWLVQAFREPGAAYHRGWPLETVLRFWGGYEEGCRPPDGVNDLPIAVPIASQVPHAMGIAWGMVTKNDPHCVLCYCGDGGTSEGDFHESLNFAGVYNLPLITLIQNNQWAISIPREKQTASETIAQKALAYGFDGIQVDGNDPLAVYVATKEAADRARSGGGPSLIEAVTYRLSVHTTADDPKKYRTDEEVARWEKLDPIPRYEKYLRTRGILDDKLVAEVEEDALRDVAAAVDRFEASREVDPLDCFKYMYAELPPELAEQREEFRQALEREGYGKSAGGH